The following proteins are encoded in a genomic region of Brachypodium distachyon strain Bd21 chromosome 1, Brachypodium_distachyon_v3.0, whole genome shotgun sequence:
- the LOC100831605 gene encoding uncharacterized protein LOC100831605 isoform X2, which yields MVEIGACFMDKIEESTVDDEEVAGSIDGDEVEMEPVEPLPEPPDDAGPVGWPMPDFCPLTIDGAVKESFLETLRKEKDAEEKLQGEEEAEAAPSPDSRPSSSKRQRAGTGSPRSPYRNILQVFQQCKQDVA from the exons ATGGTGGAGATCGGCGCGTGCTTCATG GATAAGATCGAGGAGTCGACGGTGGACGACGAAGAAGTCGCCGGGAGCAtcgacggcgacgaggtggAGATGGAGCCCGTGGAGCCCCTTCCGGAGCCCCCCGACGACGCCGGCCCCGTCGGCTGGCCCATGCCGGACTTCTGCCCTCTCACG ATCGATGGGGCCGTGAAGGAATCGTTTCTGGAGACCCTTCGGAAGGAGAAGGACGCAGAGGAGAAGCTccagggagaggaggaggcggaggcggcgccgagcCCGGACTCCCGGCCGTCGAGTAGCAAGCGCCAGCGCGCCGGCACCGGATCCCCTAGGAGCCCGTACCGTAACATCCTGCAGGTATTCCAGCAGTGCAAGCAGGATGTGGCCTGA
- the LOC100831605 gene encoding uncharacterized protein LOC100831605 isoform X1: MVEIGACFMVLELEISPLSCHLSRLRPIGFPFFLSVVGNRFVWDKIEESTVDDEEVAGSIDGDEVEMEPVEPLPEPPDDAGPVGWPMPDFCPLTIDGAVKESFLETLRKEKDAEEKLQGEEEAEAAPSPDSRPSSSKRQRAGTGSPRSPYRNILQVFQQCKQDVA, from the exons ATGGTGGAGATCGGCGCGTGCTTCATGGTACTTGAACTCGAGATCTCTCCCCTCTCTTGCCATCTATCTCGTCTCCGCCCGATTGGGTTTCCTTTCTTCCTGTCCGTGGTCGGGAACAGATTCGTTTGG GATAAGATCGAGGAGTCGACGGTGGACGACGAAGAAGTCGCCGGGAGCAtcgacggcgacgaggtggAGATGGAGCCCGTGGAGCCCCTTCCGGAGCCCCCCGACGACGCCGGCCCCGTCGGCTGGCCCATGCCGGACTTCTGCCCTCTCACG ATCGATGGGGCCGTGAAGGAATCGTTTCTGGAGACCCTTCGGAAGGAGAAGGACGCAGAGGAGAAGCTccagggagaggaggaggcggaggcggcgccgagcCCGGACTCCCGGCCGTCGAGTAGCAAGCGCCAGCGCGCCGGCACCGGATCCCCTAGGAGCCCGTACCGTAACATCCTGCAGGTATTCCAGCAGTGCAAGCAGGATGTGGCCTGA
- the LOC100829683 gene encoding putative transcription elongation factor SPT5 homolog 1, translating to MARRGRDEDDDEVEEEEDEEEAYDLDEEEDEEDDYEEEARGRGKAAARSRGSGGGGGSGGRKRSRQDNFIDDSAIEDDDEEDEDDDGGGRPRKKGGGGVRGFFDEEAQVDEDEEEEDEGEGEDDFINDAGADIPDDDAARGSRSRHSIPMRDEEEDIEEIERQVRERYARSTHIEYGEEAADVEQQALLPSVKDPKLWMVKCAIGHERETAICLMQKFIDRTDLQIKSVVALDHLKNYIYVEAEKEAHVKEACKGLRNIYASAKITLVPIKEMADVLFVESKTVDLSRDTWVRMKLGVYKGDLAKVVDVDTVRQRVTVKLIPRMDLQALASKLEGREVVKKKTFVPPPRFFNIDEARELHIRVERKRDKDSGEYFEMVDGLMFKDGFLHKTVSTKSIHTQGIQPTFDELEKFRKPGDDMNGDMASLSTLFSNRKKGHFMKGDAVIVIKGDLKNLEGWVEKVEDTTVHIRPKLSDLPKTLAFNEKELCKYFKPGDHVKVVSGVQEGATGMVVKVDGHVLIILSDTTKEHIRVFADHVVESSEITTGITRIGDYELHDLVLLDNLSFGVIIRVETEAFQVLKGMPDRPEVVMVKLREIKSKIDRRASAQDKSNNMISTKDVVRVVEGPCKGRQGPVEHIHKGILFIYDRHHLEHAGFICAKAKQCLLIGGSNGGRRGNGMDAADARLGALRTPASILQSPGKLPPRGPYMNSGGRFGGGGRGGRGYDALVGKCIKIKSGPYKGYRGRVKEVTGVLVRVELDSLMKIVTVKREDIADTPTVATPFREPRYSMGGETPMHPSRTPLHPFQTPMRDPGATPIHDGMRTPMRSRAWAPMSPPRDNWEDGNPDTWGSSPAYHPGTPPARPYEAPTPGSGWANTPGVSYNDVPTPRESNYGNAPSPYVPSTPVGQPMTPNSASYLPGTPGGQPMTPGNVGMDMMSPIIGGEGEVNWLLPDVLVNVLRAGDDGPGIVREVLGDGSCRVALGSSGNGDIVTVLPNELEAVRPKKGDRIKILNGNFRGFVGKLIGIDGSDGIVKLDDTYEVKILDMVILAKLAT from the exons ATGGCTCGACGCGGAcgcgacgaagacgacgacgaggtcgaggaggaggaggacgaggaggaagccTATGAcctggacgaggaggaggacgaagaggacgactacgaggaggaggcgaggggCCGGGGTAAGGCAGCCGCCCGTTCccgtggcagcggcggcggcggcggcagcggggggcggaagagatcgcgcCAGGACAACTTCATCGACGACTCTGCCATCGAGgatgacgacgaggaggatgaggatgacGACGGCGGGGGccggccgaggaagaagggcggcggcggtgtgcGCGGCTTCTTCGACGAGGAGGCGCAggtcgacgaggacgaggaggaagaggacgagggAGAAGGCGAGGATG ACTTTATCAATGATGCGGGGGCCGACATtcctgatgatgatgctgCCAGGGGCTCCAGATCGCGTCATTCTATCCCTATGagggatgaagaagaggatatTGAGGAGATTGAGAGACAAGTACGAGAGAGATATGCAAGATCTACTCATATCGAGTATGGAGAGGAGGCCGCAGATGTAGAACAGCAAGCTCTCTTGCCATCAGTGAAGGATCCAAAGCTCTGGATGGTGAAATGTGCG ATTGGGCATGAGAGGGAGACAGCGATTTGTCTAATGCAAAAGTTCATTGATAGGACAGATCTCCAGATAAAGTCTGTCGTTGCATTAGATCAtctaaaaaattatatttatGTTGAGGCGGAAAAAGAGGCACATGTCAAAGAG GCTTGCAAAGGTCTACGAAATATTTACGCTTCCGCCAAAATTACATTAGTTCCGATAAAAGAAATGGCAGATGTCCTCTTTGTTGAGAGCAAGACTGTTGATCTTTCAAGGGATACTTGGGTCCGGATGAAGCTGGGAGTATATAAAGGTGACCTTGCTAAG GTTGTTGATGTTGATACTGTACGCCAAAGGGTAACTGTGAAGCTCATCCCTAGGATGGATCTACAAGCTCTGGCTAGTAAACTG GAAGGGAGGGAGGTTGTAAAGAAGAAAACGTTTGTCCCACCTCCAAGATTCTTTAATATTGACGAGGCCAG GGAATTGCACATTCGTGTAGAGAGGAAGCGAGATAAAGATTCGGGAGAGTACTTTGAGATGGTTGATGGTTTAATGTTCAAAGATGGTTTCTTACATAAAACAGTCTCGACAAAATCAATCCACACACAGGGTATTCAGCCAACATTTGATGAACTGGAGAAGTTCAGGAAACCTGGCGATGACATGAATGGGGATATGGCAAGCTTGTCTACTCTGTTTTCTAATCGGAAAAAAGGACACTTCATGAAGGGTGATGCTGTCATTGTTATTAAAGGCGATCTAAAAAACTTGGAGGGGTGGGTCGAGAAAGTAGAGGACACTACAGTCCATATCAGGCCAAAATTATCTGATCTTCCG AAAACATTAGCCTTCAACGAAAAAGAGCTTTGCAAATATTTCAAGCCTGGAGATCATGTAAAAGTGGTATCAGGTGTCCAAGAGGGTGCTACGGGCATGGTTGTTAAAGTTGATGGGCATGTACTCATCATTTTATCAGACACAACTAAAGAACAT ATCCGTGTGTTTGCTGATCATGTTGTGGAGAGCTCTGAGATAACCACTGGAATCACCAGAATTGGCGATTATGAACTGCATGATCTTGTGCTTTTGGA CAACTTGTCATTTGGGGTTATTATAAGAGTGGAAACGGAAGCTTTCCAG GTTCTGAAAGGAATGCCGGATAGACCTGAAGTGGTGATGGTAAAattaagagaaataaaaagcaAAATTGATAGGCGTGCATCAGCACAAGATAAGTCCAACAACATGATCTCTACTAAGGATGTTGTCAGGGTTGTTGAGGGACCATGCAAG GGAAGGCAAGGACCTGTGGAACACATACATAAGGGGATATTGTTTATATATGATAGGCACCACCTTGAACATGCAGGCTTCATTTGTGCAAAAGCAAAACAATGCCTTCTTATAGGTGGATCAAATGGCGGACGTCGTGGAAAT GGTATGGATGCTGCAGATGCTAGACTGGGTGCTCTgagaactccggcgagcattTTGCAATCTCCAGGAAAGCTGCCCCCAAGGGGGCCTTACATGAATT CTGGTGGAAGATTTGGGGGAGGTGGTCGTGGGGGAAGAGGATATGATGCCTTAGTGGGTAAATGTATCAAAATTAAATCTGGTCCCTATAAAGGGTACCGTGGCCGTGTTAAAGAGGTGACTGGGGTGCTTGTGCGTGTGGAGCTTGATTCACTGATGAAGATTGTCACAG TTAAGCGAGAGGATATCGCCGACACACCTACTGTGGCAACACCATTCCG TGAACCTCGATATTCGATGGGTGGTGAAACACCAATGCACCCGTCTAGAACGCCACTTCATCCCTTTCAGACTCCAATGCGGGACCCTGGAG CAACGCCGATACATGATGGAATGCGAACTCCTATGCGTAGCCGAGCCTGGGCTCCTATGAGCCCTCCGAG GGATAATTGGGAAGATGGAAATCCTGATACTTGGGGAAGCAGTCCGGCTTACCAT CCAGGAACTCCACCAGCTCGACCATATGAAGCCCCCACACCTGGCTCAGGGTGGGCAAATACCCCAGGAGTCAGTTATAATGATGTTCCAACTCCTAGAGAGAGCAACTACG GAAATGCTCCAAGCCCATACGTGCCTTCCACCCCTGTTGGTCAACCAATGACACCAAATTCTGCCTCGTACCTCCCTGGTACACCTGGTGGTCAACCGATGACTCCAGGCAATGTAGGCATGGATATGATGTCCCCCATAATAG GTGGGGAGGGTGAAGTTAACTGGCTGTTGCCAGATGTTTTGGTTAATGTGTTGAGGGCAGGCGACGACGGCCCTGGTATTGTCAGGGAAGTCCTCGGA GATGGATCTTGCCGAGTTGCACTTGGGTCGTCGGGCAATGGAGATATCGTGACGGTTCTTCCAAATGAGCTTGAGGCTGTCAGGCCAAAGAAGGGCGACAGGATCAAGATCTTGAATGGCAACTTCCGCGGATTCGTGGGAAAACTCATAGGAATAGATGGTTCCGATGGCATCGTGAAGCTCGATGACACATATGAAGTCAAGATCTTAGATATGGTGATTTTGGCCAAACTGGCGACTTGA